One segment of Theobroma cacao cultivar B97-61/B2 chromosome 9, Criollo_cocoa_genome_V2, whole genome shotgun sequence DNA contains the following:
- the LOC18590686 gene encoding putative RING-H2 finger protein ATL19, with product MSMPPTSSNPGDNGEAAFLNIVAILYMIAAFPIMLFIGYFLRICYVKIFGVQPPLDIEMGRPSYLSQAAMQGQQPRQKQQTPKRVPAGTVATYKNINQETEANCTADECAMCLEEFIDRDLCKVLSKCKHMYHQRCIDRWLLDHSHCPLCRGSVHGSGLTPQNTGTA from the coding sequence ATGTCCATGCCACCAACTTCTTCAAACCCTGGCGATAATGGGGAGGCGGCTTTCCTAAATATTGTTGCAATTCTATATATGATCGCTGCGTTTCCAATAATGCTCTTTATAGGTTATTTCTTAAGGATTTGCTACGTAAAAATCTTCGGGGTACAGCCACCCCTAGACATTGAGATGGGGCGGCCAAGCTATCTCTCTCAAGCCGCCATGCAAGGCCAGCAACCGCGGCAGAAGCAGCAGACTCCAAAGCGAGTCCCGGCCGGGACTGTTGCTACGTACAAGAATATTAATCAAGAAACCGAAGCAAATTGCACAGCCGACGAGTGTGCGATGTGCTTGGAAGAGTTCATTGACAGGGATCTTTGTAAGGTTTTATCCAAGTGCAAACATATGTACCATCAACGGTGCATAGATCGGTGGCTGCTAGACCATTCGCATTGCCCGCTTTGTCGTGGTTCTGTTCATGGCTCAGGATTAACTCCTCAAAATACAGGCACCGCTTGA
- the LOC18590688 gene encoding mitochondrial import inner membrane translocase subunit TIM9 codes for MDKNMLAGLEGLPEEDKIRMSAMIDHLQFRDSLRMYNSLVERCFNDCVDNFTRKTLQKQEETCVMRCAEKFLKHSMRVGLRFAELNSQAATQD; via the exons ATGGACAAGAACATGTTAGCCGGGCTCGAGGGTCTCCCTGAAGAAGATAAGATCCGAATGTCCGCCATGATTGACCACCTCCAGTTTCGTGACAG TCTGAGAATGTACAATTCACTTGTTGAGAGATGCTTCAATGACTGCGTGGACAACTTTACCCGCAAGACTCTGCAGAAGCAAGAGGAGACCTGTGTCATGCGATGTGCTGAGAAGTTCTTGAAGCACTCAATGCGTGTAGGCCTAAGGTTTGCAGAGCTTAACTCACAGGCTGCAACACAAGATTAA
- the LOC18590689 gene encoding CAX-interacting protein 4 yields the protein MPATAGRVRMPANNRVHSSAALQTHGIWQSAIGYDPYAPNKEDSKNSSNHTAASAEPEGENAYASFQGLLALARITGSNADEARGACKRCGRVGHLTFQCKNFVSLKEEEKDPEAIQAAVLNGLDKLKGGKVNGKEEVESEEEEDESESSDSDEDSEIERIIAQRYGKKVSGKGKKSSKKKKTDDDDGSDSDYGERKTRGRSKKRSGRKRGSSNSDDENESRRKRRKEKRRKRDESSDEDDERRRHSKRKSRKEKRRRRSHRSSDDSESSDVSDDYGKRHRRKSQRHKSPSDSDVSCSDDSRVGRGAKRSEERSRKRRHEDDE from the coding sequence ATGCCGGCCACCGCAGGCAGGGTTCGGATGCCCGCGAACAACCGGGTGCATAGTAGCGCCGCCCTACAAACGCACGGGATTTGGCAAAGTGCAATAGGTTACGACCCTTATGCGCCCAATAAAGAGGATTCCAAAAATTCATCGAATCATACGGCCGCCAGTGCTGAACCTGAAGGCGAAAACGCCTACGCTAGCTTTCAAGGGCTTTTAGCACTTGCCCGAATCACCGGGTCGAATGCTGATGAGGCTCGTGGAGCTTGTAAAAGGTGTGGACGTGTTGGGCACCTTACTTTTCAGTGCAAGAATTTTGTGAGTTTGAAGGAGGAGGAGAAAGACCCCGAAGCTATTCAGGCTGCGGTTTTGAATGGATTGGATAAGTTGAAAGGCGGGAAAGTGAATGGGAAGGAGGAGGTGGAGAGTGAGGAGGAGGAAGATGAGAGTGAGAGTTCAGATTCTGATGAGGATTCGGAGATTGAGAGGATTATTGCTCAAAGATACGGGAAGAAGGTTAGTGGTAAAGGGAAGAAGTCGtcgaagaagaaaaagactgATGACGATGATGGGTCGGATTCAGATTACGGAGAGAGAAAGACGAGAGGGAGGTCAAAGAAAAGGAGTGGTAGGAAGAGAGGAAGTAGCAATTCAGATGATGAGAATGAAAGTAGGAGGAAGAGGAGGAAAGAGAAGAGGAGGAAGAGGGATGAATCTTCGGATGAGGATGATGAGCGTCGTCGTCATAGTAAGCGAAAGAGTAGGAAGGAGAAGAGGAGAAGGAGAAGTCATAGGTCTTCTGATGATTCTGAATCATCGGATGTTTCGGATGATTATGGTAAACGGCATCGGAGGAAGAGCCAGAGGCACAAATCCCCTTCTGATTCTGATGTTAGTTGTTCGGATGATTCTCGGGTTGGAAGGGGTGCAAAGCGGTCTGAGGAGAGGAGCAGGAAACGCCGCCACGAAGATGATGAGTAG